The Armatimonadota bacterium genome has a segment encoding these proteins:
- a CDS encoding LytR C-terminal domain-containing protein yields MAARLERMGFLVVRVGLAPKPRNQTAILSHRGDARLARAVREMLGTGALATRPTRNVYVDLTVLVGRDYARRRLLARRSGIP; encoded by the coding sequence GTGGCCGCACGGCTGGAGCGGATGGGATTCCTCGTGGTCCGGGTGGGCCTTGCCCCAAAGCCCCGAAACCAGACCGCCATCCTCTCCCACCGGGGGGACGCGCGTCTGGCCCGGGCAGTGCGGGAGATGCTGGGAACCGGAGCGCTCGCCACCCGCCCCACCCGGAACGTGTACGTGGATCTCACGGTGCTTGTGGGGAGGGACTATGCACGCCGCCGCCTCCTGGCCCGGCGATCCGGAATCCCTTAA
- the rsmA gene encoding 16S rRNA (adenine(1518)-N(6)/adenine(1519)-N(6))-dimethyltransferase RsmA: MRQDLRAALRRHHLQPKRRLGQHFLVDARVLERIVALADLGPQDAVLEVGAGTGTLTEQLARRAGWVVAVEVDPALQAVLREQVSGLPNVQIVQADILTLDLRSLFPPGFVRKVVSNLPYQIASSLTVRLLEEVPDLERLVLMVQREVAERMAACPGTKDYGLLSLLVQYRARVEIALRIPPRAFLPPPRVHSAVVVLRPHPPPGSVDEALLFRVIRAAFAHRRKQLRNALRTLGIPAAALEAAAERARVALRRRGETLSLQEFLALAEALARCGEITSNLGLSAAGDLQAH, translated from the coding sequence TTGAGGCAGGACCTCCGGGCCGCCCTCCGTCGCCATCACCTACAGCCCAAGCGGAGGCTGGGGCAGCACTTCCTCGTGGATGCCCGGGTTCTGGAGCGCATCGTGGCCCTGGCGGACCTGGGGCCCCAGGATGCGGTGCTGGAGGTGGGGGCCGGGACGGGAACCTTAACGGAGCAGCTCGCCAGGCGCGCGGGCTGGGTGGTGGCGGTGGAGGTGGATCCCGCCCTCCAGGCTGTGTTGCGGGAGCAGGTTTCGGGCCTTCCCAACGTGCAGATCGTGCAGGCCGACATCCTCACCCTGGACCTGCGGTCCCTCTTTCCTCCGGGGTTTGTCCGCAAGGTGGTGAGCAACCTTCCCTACCAGATCGCTTCATCGCTCACCGTGCGCCTCCTGGAGGAGGTTCCGGACCTGGAGCGCCTGGTGCTCATGGTCCAGCGGGAGGTGGCGGAACGCATGGCCGCCTGTCCGGGGACGAAGGATTACGGGCTGTTGAGTCTCCTCGTTCAGTATCGGGCCCGGGTGGAGATCGCCCTGCGAATCCCCCCCCGCGCTTTCCTCCCGCCGCCCAGAGTGCACTCCGCGGTGGTGGTCCTGCGGCCGCATCCTCCCCCCGGCTCGGTGGACGAAGCCCTGCTGTTCCGCGTGATCCGGGCCGCCTTCGCTCACCGTCGCAAACAGCTGCGGAATGCCCTCCGGACCCTGGGGATCCCCGCGGCGGCGCTGGAAGCAGCGGCGGAGCGGGCAAGGGTGGCGCTCCGCCGGCGCGGGGAGACGCTTTCCCTGCAGGAGTTCCTGGCCCTTGCGGAGGCCCTGGCCCGGTGCGGGGAGATCACCTCCAACCTCGGTCTCTCCGCGGCTGGGGATCTCCAGGCGCATTAA